From Amycolatopsis sp. cg9, one genomic window encodes:
- a CDS encoding isochorismatase family protein, producing MTASALDPGTALLVVDLQRATTSLPSAHDMDGVIANAVRLAGAFRQRDLPVVLVSADLNRPPAGRTELGGNRPPIPEAALALVPQLDPQPADLRVVKSGWGAFAGTDLAGTLTRLGVTQVVIAGVATTFGVESTARQAYDLGFTVTVVVDAVTDPRAEAHEQSVARVFPVLGETATTEEVLALLPIRA from the coding sequence TTGACCGCATCCGCTTTGGACCCCGGCACGGCCTTGCTCGTCGTCGACCTGCAACGCGCGACCACCAGCCTCCCGTCCGCTCACGACATGGACGGCGTCATCGCGAACGCCGTCCGGCTGGCCGGTGCGTTCCGGCAGCGGGACCTGCCGGTGGTCCTGGTCAGCGCGGACCTGAACCGGCCGCCCGCGGGGCGGACCGAGCTGGGCGGGAACCGGCCGCCGATCCCGGAGGCGGCGCTCGCGCTCGTCCCGCAGCTCGATCCGCAGCCCGCGGATCTGCGCGTCGTCAAGTCCGGGTGGGGAGCGTTCGCCGGCACCGACCTGGCCGGCACACTGACCCGGCTCGGCGTCACGCAGGTGGTGATCGCCGGGGTCGCGACGACTTTCGGCGTCGAGTCGACCGCGCGCCAGGCGTACGACCTCGGCTTCACCGTCACGGTGGTCGTCGACGCCGTCACCGATCCCCGCGCCGAGGCGCACGAGCAGAGCGTCGCCCGGGTGTTCCCCGTGCTCGGCGAGACAGCCACCACCGAGGAGGTGCTCGCGCTGCTCCCGATCAGGGCGTGA
- a CDS encoding zinc-dependent alcohol dehydrogenase family protein yields the protein MRGAVIHAPGDVRFEQLADPKLEQPTDAIIRTVVTCVCGSDLWPYRGLEPIGDPHPMGHEYVGVVEEVGSEVTAVKPGQFVVGSFATSDNTCANCRNGWQSSCLHREFMSTCQADLVRIPNAQGTLVATPEHPGPEHLPGLLAVSDVMGTGWYAAVAAEVKPGSTAVVVGDGAVGLCGVIAAKELGAERVIAMSRHESRQKLATEFGATDIVTERGDDGVAAIKDLTGGIGADAVLECVGTAESMKQALHATRPGGNVGFVGVPHDVQIAGEELFFSHVGLRGGPAPVRRFLPDLIDRVLSGHINPGPVFDLTLPLDQVAEGYRAMDERRAIKALLTP from the coding sequence ATGCGCGGAGCCGTCATCCACGCGCCCGGCGACGTCCGTTTCGAACAGCTCGCCGACCCGAAGCTCGAGCAGCCGACCGACGCGATCATCCGCACCGTCGTCACCTGCGTGTGCGGCTCGGACCTGTGGCCCTACCGCGGCCTCGAGCCGATCGGCGACCCGCACCCGATGGGCCACGAGTACGTCGGCGTCGTCGAAGAGGTCGGCAGCGAGGTGACCGCGGTCAAGCCCGGCCAGTTCGTCGTCGGCTCGTTCGCCACCTCGGACAACACCTGCGCGAACTGCCGCAACGGCTGGCAGTCGTCCTGCCTGCACCGCGAGTTCATGAGCACCTGCCAGGCCGACCTCGTCCGCATCCCCAACGCCCAGGGCACGCTCGTCGCCACCCCTGAACACCCCGGCCCCGAGCACCTCCCCGGCTTGCTGGCCGTGTCCGACGTCATGGGCACCGGCTGGTACGCCGCCGTCGCCGCCGAGGTGAAGCCCGGTTCCACCGCCGTCGTGGTCGGCGACGGCGCGGTCGGGCTGTGCGGCGTCATCGCGGCCAAGGAGCTCGGCGCGGAACGCGTCATCGCCATGAGCCGCCACGAATCGCGGCAGAAGCTGGCCACTGAGTTCGGCGCCACCGACATCGTCACCGAACGCGGCGACGACGGCGTCGCCGCCATCAAGGACCTCACCGGCGGCATCGGCGCCGACGCCGTGCTGGAGTGCGTCGGCACCGCCGAATCCATGAAGCAGGCGCTCCACGCGACCCGGCCCGGCGGCAACGTCGGGTTCGTCGGCGTCCCGCACGACGTGCAGATCGCCGGCGAAGAGCTGTTCTTCTCCCACGTCGGCCTGCGCGGCGGCCCCGCGCCGGTGCGCCGCTTCCTGCCCGACCTGATCGACCGCGTCCTGTCCGGCCACATCAACCCCGGCCCGGTCTTCGACCTCACGCTGCCCCTGGACCAGGTGGCCGAGGGCTACCGGGCCATGGATGAGCGGCGCGCGATCAAGGCCCTGCTCACGCCCTGA
- a CDS encoding helix-turn-helix transcriptional regulator: MDNRDEVREFLVSRRARITPEEAGLPGGTRRRVSGLRRSEVAALADVSVEYYAKLERGNLAGASPAVLEAVARALRLDDAERAHLLHLAQTADGADVLARPRQRSAKPRTLHRSLQWTLDAITAGPAFVNNGRLDLLAENRLARAFYRDMYVGGPKPNMARFQFLDPTARRFYADWDLAADITVDVLRTEAGRNPHDKGLHDLVGELSTRSDEFRRRWGKHNVRRHGTGVKRFHHPDVGDVTLTWEAMGMAAEPGLTLVVYTAEPGSPSAEGLELLASWAAAQPDR; the protein is encoded by the coding sequence GTGGACAACCGTGACGAAGTCCGCGAGTTCCTCGTCTCGCGGCGAGCCAGGATCACGCCGGAGGAGGCGGGGCTGCCGGGCGGGACCCGGCGTCGCGTGAGCGGGCTGCGCCGCAGCGAGGTCGCCGCGCTGGCCGACGTGAGCGTCGAGTACTACGCCAAGCTCGAACGCGGGAACCTCGCCGGTGCCTCGCCCGCCGTGCTCGAGGCGGTCGCCCGCGCGCTGCGGCTGGACGACGCCGAACGCGCCCACCTGCTGCACCTGGCCCAGACCGCCGACGGGGCCGATGTGCTCGCCCGCCCTCGGCAGCGGTCGGCGAAACCGCGCACGCTGCACCGCAGTCTGCAGTGGACGCTGGACGCGATCACCGCCGGGCCCGCGTTCGTCAACAACGGCCGCCTGGACCTGCTGGCGGAGAACCGGCTCGCCCGGGCGTTCTACCGCGACATGTACGTGGGTGGCCCGAAGCCGAACATGGCCCGGTTCCAGTTCCTCGACCCCACGGCCCGCCGCTTCTACGCCGACTGGGACCTGGCCGCGGACATCACCGTGGACGTCCTGCGCACCGAAGCCGGCCGCAACCCGCACGACAAGGGCCTGCACGACCTCGTCGGGGAGCTGTCCACTCGCAGCGACGAGTTCCGCCGCCGCTGGGGCAAGCACAACGTCCGGCGGCACGGCACGGGCGTGAAACGCTTTCATCACCCGGACGTGGGTGATGTCACCCTCACGTGGGAGGCGATGGGCATGGCCGCCGAACCCGGTCTCACCCTGGTGGTCTACACCGCCGAACCGGGTTCTCCGTCCGCGGAAGGGCTGGAGCTGCTCGCGTCCTGGGCCGCGGCTCAGCCCGACCGGTGA
- a CDS encoding helix-turn-helix domain-containing protein has translation MDNRQEVREFLVSRRAKISPEQAGLPPGSKRRVPGLRRSEVAMLADVSVEYYAKLERGNLAGVSPSVLDAVARALQLDDAERAHLLALARAADGTSAILRRPAKGDRTLHPSLQWVLDAVTEGPAFVRNGRMDLLAANRLARAFYSDVYASPQQPPNLARFQFLDPASRRFYPDWGFFADVCVEILHTEAGRDPHDKGLHDLVGELSTRSDEFRVRWGAHNVRHHGTGSKTFHHPVVGDLTLAYEGLELAAEPGLTVTIYTAEPGSPSEETLRLLASWAATHEAAHPTGHRSG, from the coding sequence GTGGACAATCGCCAGGAAGTTCGCGAGTTCCTCGTCTCGCGGCGCGCGAAGATCAGCCCCGAGCAGGCCGGGCTCCCGCCCGGGAGCAAACGGCGGGTGCCGGGCCTGCGCCGCAGCGAGGTCGCCATGCTGGCCGACGTCAGCGTCGAGTACTACGCCAAGCTGGAACGCGGCAACCTCGCCGGAGTTTCGCCGTCCGTCCTGGACGCGGTGGCCCGGGCACTCCAGCTCGACGACGCTGAGCGCGCCCATCTGCTCGCCCTCGCCCGCGCGGCGGACGGCACGAGCGCGATCCTGCGGCGGCCGGCGAAGGGCGACCGGACACTGCACCCCAGCCTGCAGTGGGTCCTCGACGCCGTCACCGAAGGCCCCGCCTTCGTCCGCAATGGACGGATGGACCTGCTGGCCGCCAACCGCCTCGCCCGGGCTTTCTACTCCGACGTCTACGCGAGCCCGCAGCAACCACCGAACCTCGCCCGGTTCCAGTTCCTCGATCCGGCCTCGCGGCGGTTCTACCCGGATTGGGGTTTCTTCGCCGACGTCTGCGTCGAAATCCTGCACACCGAAGCCGGCCGCGACCCGCACGACAAGGGCCTGCACGACCTGGTGGGCGAACTGTCCACCCGCAGCGACGAGTTCCGCGTCCGGTGGGGCGCCCACAACGTCCGCCACCACGGCACCGGGTCGAAGACCTTCCACCACCCGGTCGTCGGGGACCTCACCCTCGCCTACGAAGGCCTCGAACTGGCCGCCGAACCCGGCCTGACGGTGACCATCTACACGGCCGAGCCCGGTTCACCGTCCGAAGAGACCCTGCGCCTCCTGGCCTCCTGGGCGGCCACGCACGAGGCGGCACACCCGACCGGTCACCGGTCGGGCTGA
- a CDS encoding SDR family oxidoreductase gives MSTFALVGAGPGLGFATARRFGAAGYDVALIARSASRLEELTAELTREGIRARAFPADVLDRTSLTAALQAAGPVEVLQFSPVPRADFMKPLLDTSADDLDAPLNFSVKGPVTAVHAVLPGMRALGRGTVLFVNGGSAVRPHPQRAGTSIAFAAESAYARMLHEVLAPENIHVAQLIVPGAIRPDAEHSSPDALAGRLFAIHSERDGFRHFAEPMPETP, from the coding sequence ATGTCGACTTTCGCACTCGTCGGTGCCGGCCCCGGCCTGGGGTTCGCCACCGCACGGCGCTTCGGGGCCGCCGGCTACGACGTCGCCCTGATCGCCCGCAGCGCTTCGCGCCTTGAAGAGCTGACGGCCGAGCTGACGCGTGAGGGCATCCGAGCTCGCGCGTTCCCCGCCGACGTGCTCGACCGCACGTCGCTCACCGCCGCGTTGCAGGCAGCCGGGCCCGTCGAGGTCCTGCAGTTCAGCCCGGTGCCCCGCGCGGACTTCATGAAGCCGCTCCTCGACACGAGCGCCGACGACCTCGACGCGCCCCTGAACTTCTCCGTGAAGGGCCCGGTCACCGCCGTGCACGCCGTGCTGCCCGGCATGCGCGCCCTCGGCCGCGGAACCGTCCTGTTCGTGAACGGCGGCAGCGCCGTGCGCCCGCACCCCCAGCGCGCCGGCACCTCGATCGCCTTCGCCGCGGAGAGCGCGTACGCCCGGATGCTGCACGAAGTGCTGGCTCCGGAAAACATCCACGTCGCCCAGCTCATCGTCCCGGGAGCCATCCGGCCGGACGCGGAGCACAGCAGCCCGGACGCCCTCGCCGGGAGACTCTTCGCCATCCACTCCGAACGTGACGGTTTCCGGCACTTCGCCGAGCCCATGCCGGAGACGCCGTGA
- a CDS encoding cyclophilin-like fold protein produces MTLARAIPVTALLAAVACGAEPPPSSAPPASSTTLAPTTGSTTVNIRLTVDGRVVHATLNDSAAARDFAILLPLTLDLSDFHETERISDLPRRLSTDGAPESAEPKAGDLAFYAPWGNLAIYYRDAPRANGVVVLGRLADGGADVLATADRVTIEPTP; encoded by the coding sequence GTGACTCTCGCCCGCGCGATCCCCGTCACCGCCCTGCTGGCCGCGGTCGCCTGCGGCGCCGAACCACCGCCGTCCTCGGCACCTCCGGCGTCCTCGACGACCCTCGCGCCCACGACCGGGAGCACCACCGTGAACATCCGCCTCACCGTCGACGGCCGCGTCGTGCACGCGACCCTGAACGACAGCGCGGCCGCCCGTGATTTCGCCATCCTCCTGCCGCTCACGCTGGACCTGAGCGACTTCCACGAAACGGAACGCATCTCCGACCTGCCCCGCCGGCTGTCGACCGACGGCGCCCCGGAAAGCGCCGAGCCGAAGGCCGGTGACCTGGCCTTCTACGCGCCGTGGGGCAACCTGGCGATCTATTACCGCGACGCGCCCCGCGCGAACGGCGTCGTCGTCCTCGGCCGCCTCGCCGACGGCGGCGCCGATGTGCTCGCCACCGCCGACCGCGTCACCATCGAACCAACCCCCTGA
- a CDS encoding SDR family NAD(P)-dependent oxidoreductase, protein MNPTYDFTGQVAFVTGAGSGMGLATARAFAESGAAVALTDVDEAALEAAEKELTAAGHRVLALTCDVTDEDQVAAAVDRTVETFGRLDLAYNNAGIQIPPADAAEESAEQFDRVHAINLRGIWASMKHELRHMRAQGSGAIVNCSSLGGLVGIPGRASYHASKHGVIGLTGSAALEYAPRGIRINAVCPGTIDTPMVGDMIAKGELDRAEAEANQPIGRLGTAEEIAQAVLWLCSPGSGFVVGVALPVDGGYVAR, encoded by the coding sequence ATGAACCCCACGTACGACTTCACCGGCCAGGTCGCCTTCGTCACCGGAGCCGGCTCCGGGATGGGGCTGGCCACCGCCCGCGCCTTCGCCGAGTCCGGTGCCGCCGTCGCCCTCACCGACGTCGACGAAGCCGCGCTCGAGGCGGCGGAGAAGGAGCTCACCGCCGCCGGTCACCGCGTCCTGGCGCTGACGTGCGACGTCACCGACGAAGACCAGGTCGCCGCCGCCGTCGACCGCACGGTCGAAACCTTCGGCCGCCTTGACCTGGCCTACAACAACGCCGGTATCCAGATCCCGCCCGCCGACGCCGCCGAGGAGAGCGCCGAGCAGTTCGACCGCGTGCACGCCATCAACCTGCGCGGCATCTGGGCGAGCATGAAGCACGAGCTGCGTCACATGCGAGCACAGGGCAGCGGCGCGATCGTCAACTGCTCCTCCCTGGGTGGCCTCGTCGGCATCCCCGGCCGCGCCTCCTACCACGCGTCCAAGCACGGCGTGATCGGCTTGACCGGCAGCGCCGCCCTCGAGTACGCCCCGCGCGGCATCCGGATCAACGCGGTCTGCCCCGGCACCATCGACACCCCGATGGTCGGCGACATGATCGCCAAGGGCGAGCTCGACCGCGCCGAGGCCGAGGCCAACCAGCCCATCGGCCGGCTGGGCACGGCCGAGGAGATCGCCCAGGCCGTGCTGTGGCTGTGCAGCCCCGGCTCCGGCTTCGTCGTCGGGGTGGCCCTGCCCGTCGACGGCGGCTACGTGGCACGCTGA
- a CDS encoding SDR family NAD(P)-dependent oxidoreductase translates to MARVFVTGSADGLGLAAARTLLDEGHEVVVHARRRERLPAALLDRGAAGVVGDLSDVDQTRGVAGQVNDLGEMDAVIHNAGVYRGALVLPVNVVAPYLLTALVRRPARLVYLSSGMHRGGRPKPRGQDWSGRRVTASYSDSKLFVTAFAAAVARLWPHVCSNAVDPGWVPTKMGGPGAPDDLRLGHLTQEWLATADDPQARTTGGYWYHRQRHDPHPAVRDERFQDELLAELAAFTGTSLA, encoded by the coding sequence ATGGCACGCGTCTTCGTCACCGGTTCGGCCGACGGGCTCGGCCTCGCCGCGGCTCGGACCCTGCTGGACGAAGGACACGAGGTGGTCGTCCACGCCCGCCGCCGAGAACGGCTCCCGGCGGCCTTGCTGGATCGGGGTGCCGCCGGAGTCGTGGGTGATCTGTCCGATGTGGATCAAACACGGGGTGTCGCCGGGCAGGTGAACGATCTCGGCGAGATGGACGCGGTGATCCACAACGCCGGCGTCTACCGCGGCGCGCTCGTCCTGCCGGTCAACGTCGTCGCGCCCTACCTGCTGACCGCGCTCGTCCGGCGACCGGCGCGGCTGGTGTACCTCAGCAGCGGCATGCACCGCGGCGGGCGGCCGAAGCCGCGCGGACAGGACTGGTCCGGGCGCCGGGTGACCGCGTCCTATTCGGACAGCAAGCTCTTCGTGACCGCCTTCGCCGCCGCGGTCGCCCGGCTGTGGCCCCACGTGTGCAGCAACGCGGTCGACCCGGGTTGGGTGCCGACGAAGATGGGCGGCCCGGGTGCTCCCGACGACCTCCGGCTCGGCCACCTCACCCAGGAGTGGCTCGCCACCGCCGACGACCCGCAGGCCCGCACCACCGGCGGCTACTGGTACCACCGGCAACGGCACGACCCGCATCCCGCCGTCCGAGACGAACGGTTCCAGGACGAGCTGCTGGCCGAGCTCGCGGCCTTCACCGGCACGAGCCTGGCGTAG
- a CDS encoding helix-turn-helix transcriptional regulator — protein MNRDPQRNELGEFLRARRAELTPADVGLPDGGQRRVAGLRREEVAVLASISTDYYTRLEQGRMPASPAVLTALTRVLRLDDDQSAYLHELSAKGDHQPTRRPPRPKIQPQLQRLLDDLAHTPAFVIGPRTEIVAWNAMGAALITDFGKIPEKQRYYIRLLITDPAMRELYADWEGVTRLAIAQMRMHNANNPGDRQLAELVGELSVREEQFGRWWAAHDVATRDTGSKHLRHAVVGDLHLDWNAVTWAADTDLQIIVWTAEAGTPSHDGLRLLASWAAEPGRTTSDRPA, from the coding sequence ATGAACCGCGATCCTCAGCGCAACGAACTGGGGGAATTCCTCCGGGCGCGCCGAGCCGAGCTCACCCCGGCCGACGTCGGCCTGCCCGACGGCGGCCAGCGGCGCGTCGCGGGTCTGCGCCGGGAAGAGGTCGCCGTGCTGGCCTCGATCAGCACCGACTACTACACCCGCCTCGAACAGGGCCGGATGCCGGCGTCGCCGGCCGTGCTGACCGCCCTGACCCGGGTTCTGCGCCTGGACGACGACCAGAGCGCCTACCTGCACGAGCTCTCGGCCAAGGGCGACCACCAGCCGACGCGGCGACCGCCGCGGCCCAAGATCCAGCCGCAGCTGCAGCGCCTGCTCGACGACCTGGCGCACACCCCCGCTTTCGTGATCGGGCCGCGGACCGAGATCGTCGCCTGGAACGCCATGGGCGCCGCGCTGATCACCGACTTCGGCAAGATCCCCGAGAAACAGCGCTACTACATCAGGCTGCTCATCACCGACCCCGCGATGCGCGAGCTGTACGCGGACTGGGAAGGCGTCACCCGGCTGGCCATCGCCCAGATGCGCATGCACAACGCGAACAACCCCGGCGACCGGCAACTGGCCGAGCTGGTGGGCGAACTCTCCGTCCGCGAAGAGCAGTTCGGCCGGTGGTGGGCCGCTCACGACGTCGCGACCCGGGACACCGGATCCAAGCACCTGCGCCACGCGGTCGTCGGTGACCTGCACCTCGACTGGAACGCCGTCACCTGGGCCGCCGATACCGACCTCCAGATCATCGTCTGGACCGCCGAAGCCGGCACTCCGTCCCACGACGGCTTGCGCCTGCTGGCCTCCTGGGCGGCCGAGCCCGGCCGGACGACCAGCGACCGTCCTGCGTGA
- a CDS encoding type 1 glutamine amidotransferase domain-containing protein, translating to MTKILFVITAATHWTLADGFRQPAGYWAEEALGPYAVFKGAGYEIAVATPGGVPPTADALSLTPEFNGGPEGAEQTKTALRDATELANPIRIEDARIEDYDAVFYPGGWGPMEDLPGNAESGKLLTEWLASGKPVSLVCHGPAALLATVDADGKSPFHGYRLTGLSNAEEKLNGLADRAKWLLQDRLVGDLGADYREGEPFAPHLEVDRTLYTGQNPASAVPLAQEIVKALG from the coding sequence ATGACCAAGATCCTGTTCGTCATCACCGCCGCAACCCACTGGACCCTCGCCGACGGCTTCCGGCAGCCGGCCGGCTACTGGGCCGAAGAGGCCCTCGGCCCGTACGCCGTCTTCAAAGGGGCCGGCTACGAGATCGCCGTGGCCACTCCCGGCGGCGTCCCGCCGACCGCGGACGCACTCAGCCTCACCCCCGAGTTCAACGGCGGCCCCGAGGGCGCCGAGCAGACGAAGACCGCGCTGCGCGACGCGACCGAGCTGGCGAACCCGATCCGCATCGAGGACGCGCGGATCGAGGACTACGACGCTGTCTTCTACCCCGGCGGCTGGGGCCCGATGGAGGACCTGCCCGGCAACGCCGAATCCGGCAAGCTGCTGACCGAGTGGCTAGCCTCGGGCAAGCCGGTGTCCCTGGTGTGCCACGGCCCGGCGGCGCTCCTGGCCACAGTGGATGCCGACGGCAAGTCCCCGTTCCACGGCTACCGCCTGACCGGGCTGTCCAACGCCGAGGAGAAGCTGAACGGCCTCGCCGACCGGGCGAAGTGGCTGCTCCAGGACCGCCTCGTCGGCGACCTTGGCGCGGACTACCGCGAGGGCGAACCGTTCGCCCCGCACCTCGAGGTGGACCGCACCCTCTACACCGGGCAGAACCCGGCGTCGGCCGTCCCGCTCGCCCAGGAGATCGTCAAAGCCCTCGGCTGA
- a CDS encoding nuclear transport factor 2 family protein produces MSDSPNTALVRRLYDSGMAPEVTAEIISPDLVWDITPGFPHSGVYHGWDSVGRDFFGRMMPDFESFSAGAEEFFADDENHVFVYGNYHAITKSGEKADVRFIHLWTVRDGKLVHLRQAADSHVLQQALNG; encoded by the coding sequence ATGTCCGATTCGCCGAACACCGCCCTGGTCCGCCGCCTGTACGACTCCGGCATGGCGCCCGAGGTCACCGCCGAGATCATCAGCCCCGACCTGGTCTGGGACATCACCCCCGGCTTCCCCCACAGCGGGGTCTACCACGGGTGGGACAGCGTCGGCCGGGACTTCTTCGGCCGGATGATGCCGGACTTCGAATCCTTCTCGGCCGGCGCCGAGGAGTTCTTCGCCGACGACGAGAACCACGTCTTCGTCTACGGGAACTACCACGCGATCACGAAGTCCGGTGAGAAGGCGGATGTCCGCTTCATCCACCTGTGGACCGTCCGCGACGGCAAGCTCGTCCACCTCCGGCAGGCCGCTGACAGCCACGTGCTGCAGCAGGCCCTCAACGGCTGA
- a CDS encoding flavodoxin family protein: MSSPVRPSVAIAFHSGYGHTAVLAEAVARGAAEAGADVVSIPVDTITGVQWAQLDAADAIIFGAPTYMGTASAAFHAFAQESTKRWFTQTWADKLAAGFTNSGAKTGDKSSTLSYFATMAAQHAMHWVSLGLQPGWASSTASEDDINRLGFFLGAGAQSPNDVGPEGVHKSDIATAEHLGARVARQAAVFRAGQAALTATA; this comes from the coding sequence ATGTCCTCTCCGGTCCGCCCGAGCGTCGCGATCGCCTTCCATTCGGGCTACGGTCACACCGCGGTCCTCGCCGAGGCCGTGGCGCGCGGCGCCGCGGAAGCCGGCGCCGATGTGGTGTCCATCCCCGTGGACACCATCACCGGCGTGCAGTGGGCGCAGCTGGACGCCGCCGACGCGATCATCTTCGGCGCCCCCACCTACATGGGCACCGCCTCGGCCGCGTTCCACGCCTTCGCGCAGGAGAGCACCAAGCGCTGGTTCACCCAGACCTGGGCCGACAAGCTCGCGGCCGGCTTCACCAACTCCGGCGCGAAGACCGGCGACAAGTCCTCCACCCTGAGCTACTTCGCCACCATGGCCGCCCAGCACGCGATGCACTGGGTCAGCCTCGGCCTCCAGCCCGGCTGGGCCAGCAGCACCGCGAGCGAGGACGACATCAACCGCCTGGGCTTCTTCCTCGGCGCCGGCGCCCAGAGCCCGAACGACGTCGGCCCGGAGGGCGTCCACAAGTCCGACATCGCCACCGCCGAGCACCTCGGCGCCCGCGTCGCCCGCCAGGCCGCGGTGTTCCGCGCCGGCCAGGCCGCCCTGACCGCCACCGCCTGA
- a CDS encoding helix-turn-helix domain-containing protein, whose product MTRNPRPGQLGEFLKARRAELTPGDVGLPEDLPRRRAAGLRREEVALLAAISTNYYARLEQGRIAASGPVLGALAHVLRLTEQQRTHLFELAGNEIYHRPYRRARQQVQPQLWRLLDDLTATPAFVLGRRTDILAWNPMAAALITDFGRIPEKHRSYIRLLFTDPAMRELYPDWQNVARMAVATLRVEAARTPGDRRMSALVGELSTRDEHFRQWWAARVVAGRGVGTKHLNHPVAGSLILDWDTLTSTADPEQHLVVWTAEPGSRSADGLRLLASWAAT is encoded by the coding sequence ATGACCCGAAATCCGCGACCCGGACAACTCGGCGAATTCCTCAAAGCCCGCCGCGCCGAACTCACCCCTGGTGACGTGGGGCTGCCCGAGGACCTTCCGCGGCGGCGGGCCGCCGGCTTGCGCCGCGAGGAGGTCGCCCTCCTCGCGGCCATCAGCACCAACTACTACGCCCGGCTCGAGCAGGGCCGCATCGCGGCTTCGGGGCCGGTTCTGGGCGCCCTCGCCCACGTGCTGCGGCTGACCGAGCAGCAGCGCACCCACCTGTTCGAACTCGCCGGGAACGAGATCTACCACCGCCCCTACCGCCGGGCCCGGCAGCAGGTCCAGCCGCAGCTGTGGCGGTTGCTGGACGACCTGACCGCGACCCCCGCGTTCGTGCTCGGCCGGCGCACCGACATCCTCGCGTGGAACCCGATGGCCGCGGCCCTGATCACCGACTTCGGCCGGATCCCGGAGAAGCACCGCAGCTACATCAGGCTGCTGTTCACGGATCCGGCGATGCGCGAGCTCTACCCGGACTGGCAGAACGTCGCGCGCATGGCCGTCGCCACGCTGCGGGTCGAGGCGGCCCGCACCCCCGGCGACCGACGGATGAGCGCACTCGTGGGCGAACTGTCCACCCGGGACGAACACTTCCGGCAGTGGTGGGCCGCCCGCGTGGTCGCCGGCCGCGGGGTGGGCACCAAGCACCTGAACCACCCGGTGGCCGGCTCGCTCATCCTCGACTGGGACACCCTGACCTCCACCGCCGACCCCGAACAGCACCTCGTCGTCTGGACGGCCGAACCCGGCAGCCGCTCCGCCGACGGACTGCGCCTGCTCGCCTCCTGGGCCGCCACCTGA
- a CDS encoding NADP-dependent oxidoreductase, giving the protein MTEFGGPDVLRVLELPVPAAGPGEIRIRVRAAGVNPVDVLVRRGQAFVSDAEPPYVPGMDAAGVVEEIGEGTETDLAVGDRVMAVAVVSGTHGAYAEQLVVPAESVVRVPRAATDVEAATLPMNGLTARMALDLLDLPAGATVAVTGAAGAVGGYAVQLAKADGLRVIADAAPKDEQLVKDLGADVVLPRGTEFPRHVRTEVPAGVDGLVDTAGLTEATAAVRDGGRVATSAGGFQESAGERGIVTGRTFVPQYARDHANLDRLRQLAEAGRITPRVARTLPAERAAEAHRLLEAGGLRGRVVLTF; this is encoded by the coding sequence GTGACCGAGTTCGGCGGGCCCGACGTGTTGCGTGTGCTGGAGCTCCCGGTTCCCGCGGCGGGTCCGGGCGAGATCCGCATCCGCGTGCGCGCGGCGGGGGTCAACCCGGTCGACGTGCTGGTGCGCCGGGGCCAGGCCTTCGTTTCCGACGCCGAGCCACCGTACGTCCCGGGCATGGACGCGGCCGGCGTGGTCGAGGAGATCGGCGAGGGGACTGAAACCGATCTCGCCGTCGGCGACCGCGTGATGGCCGTCGCGGTCGTGTCCGGCACGCACGGCGCCTACGCCGAGCAGCTCGTCGTCCCCGCCGAGTCGGTGGTCCGGGTCCCGCGCGCCGCGACCGACGTCGAGGCCGCCACGCTGCCGATGAACGGCCTGACCGCGCGCATGGCGCTGGACCTGCTCGACCTCCCGGCAGGCGCCACCGTGGCGGTCACCGGCGCGGCCGGCGCGGTCGGCGGCTACGCCGTCCAGCTGGCCAAGGCCGACGGCCTCCGGGTCATCGCCGATGCGGCACCGAAGGACGAGCAGCTGGTCAAGGACCTGGGTGCCGACGTCGTGCTGCCGCGTGGCACGGAATTCCCCCGGCATGTGCGCACCGAAGTACCCGCTGGTGTCGACGGGCTCGTCGACACCGCGGGCCTCACCGAGGCGACTGCCGCGGTGCGCGACGGCGGCCGGGTGGCCACGTCGGCCGGCGGGTTCCAGGAGAGCGCCGGTGAGCGCGGCATCGTCACCGGGCGCACGTTCGTGCCGCAGTACGCCCGCGACCACGCCAACCTCGACCGCCTCCGTCAGCTGGCGGAAGCCGGACGGATCACCCCGCGGGTCGCGCGGACCCTGCCCGCCGAGCGCGCTGCCGAAGCACACCGGCTGCTGGAGGCCGGCGGCCTCCGCGGCCGAGTGGTGCTCACGTTCTGA